The Brassica napus cultivar Da-Ae chromosome C1, Da-Ae, whole genome shotgun sequence DNA segment TTGAAAATACTCTACTTCTGTAGAGAGACGATGCACAATACGCATGAACAATgacttgttcattcgaaaccgtCGCCGGAATAAACTGCGAGGGTATGTTGGAGCTTCactaaaataatcattccagAGTTTATTGTGGCCTTCTTCCCGGTTTCTCTCGACATAAATGCATTTTTTCGCTCTTTTGGTTCTGGAATAAGatcataattttcaaaattctctTCAAAAGGGGATTCAAAATCAGCATCATCATCTTTGTGGTAATgataatgggaagaagatgccatttaaaatgaaaaaagggAGAAAATGTTTCGAAAATGAGTAGAGGAGAGATGCTTTGTATTTGTGTAATGAGAGAAGATGTCTCATATTTATAGGGTAAAGAAGTGTAGCTTGTGACATTAGTTGTACGATTCTCCTGTGACATTAGTTGCATGATTCTCCCGTGACATTAGTTGCTTGTTTTCTTGTGGAAGAAACAAACAATAACATGTGAACCTTTAGTATGTTTGAATACGGACATCACACGTGAACTTTGATCAGGCTTTGAGTATCTTTCACATGTGAAGCTTCATACAATCTGATGATAATACAATTACACATTACAAACATTACATTCATTACAACAGCCTTGATCAGGCTTGATCAGTTTCATACAATTATAATACAAGTCATTACAATAGCGTCTAATACAATACCTACTTCATATAATCTGATTCATTACAAAACATTCTCCAATAGATCTGTTTTTAAGTAGTGAGGAGATAAACAACAATCTGATTTAGTTATACATGAGCACCAAACCTACTAAAACTAATACAACAACCATTACACCAACACCCAATTCAAAGCCATTTGTAAACTTTGATTTCTTCTTAGCTAACTCACAAACTAGCTTCTCTAGCTGAACCAGCTTCTGTTCAGTGTCATTATGGAGATCCTTAACCTGGTTAAGTTGTGTCTCATAGTCACTCAAAAAGGTTAGATGATTTACCTTGTCAGCCAAGTGGCCATACTGTGTGTCCCTggctctcatctcctccataACCGCCACATCCCACCATTTCCAAACATGTCACTCTCCATCATCAACATTCTCACACGTGTAGTATCTTCTGCCTGGATCATTTCTAGTGTAAGATGTTGCTAGAAGAGGTTCACCACCACAGTAGCATGTCTTCGGGAAGCCGAACTCAACCTCAGGTTGAGGAGGGTACTGAACCGGCTCTGGATTATTGTACCTACTCTCAGCTTGGTCCTCAAGAATATCTGCCTCTGCTTGGCTGTAGCCACTGTCAGTCGTGTTCCTATAATAATCCTCTGACCATGAAGGCTGGCTATAGCTATAATCTTGTCCCATCTGTTCCTTAACctgaaaaatgaaataaagaGAAGATTACAAATGTGCACAACTTTATTCCCAATCTGATTCAATGAAATAATTGAGTTAAAGTCGCAGCATTAACATAAGAGATAGTCATAGAAGCAAACAGAAACTTCAAACATAGCTATTAAAACAGGAAGTACATTCATCATAGAAGCAAACATGAAGTACATTCAACATAAAGAAGATAAAACATAAGTACTTAAAATAGAAACTACAAACATAGCTAGAACATCATTCTCAGAAATACTCGGCCATGAGCTTATTCATGACAACTTCTTCAGCCTCACTTAGTGGCTTTTTTTTAGTAAGAAGAGTGTCTAGTATGGCCAGCTTGGACAGTTTCTCCTTCATCGCTAAATCCTCCTTTTTCATTTCCCAAATGCTCTTATACTCATCAAGAGTCTTCTCTTGCGCATTATTCCTTCTGGCTTTTACAGCTTTGATACCTTCAGGCCGGATCTCATGATCACCAACATTGGTGCTTGAGGTTTGGGAACCTGTCTCACCAGTTTTCCTCTTTGAACTGCCAGTAGCTTTAGGAGTGTTAAAGCTAAGCCATTTCTATTCATACCTCAACACACACCAAGCATGCTCAAGGGTAAACTTCATGTTGTAATCAGAGTAGAAGATTTCATGAGCCACCTTCAGAACATCATTCTCATTCTGACCACTACTACTTTGTCTCTCTGCAGCTGTAAATGCGCCACAGAACTTGTTGGTGAGATCATTGATTTTGTTCCACTTCTGCTTACAATGGATATGCTCTCTCTTTTCACCACCCTCTCTAGCGTGAGGACTTGCTGCATAATATTCTCCTACTCGTTTCCAGAAGGTCCCCTACTTTTCTTCAGTTCCAACAATATCATCCTTAGATGTGTTTAGCCACGCACTGATTAGAACCTCGTCATCAGCTGGGGTCCATTTCCTTCTCTCCCTACGCTCCACTGGTGTGTCTTCAGGTAGAGTTGGAGCGTCAGATTGTTGTGAACTGAAAGGAGATATTTCTGATGCTCCAAAGTTAAGACTAGAAGGAAAACTTTCATAACACTTCCTCGTTGACTGGTAAGAAGGTCTACATAACTAGAAGACTGACTATATGGATTCTTTGAATCCATAGCAATAAGAACagagaaaggattatagaagagaaagCAGAATGGTTactaagaagagagaaagaagatgatgGAGATTATATGATAGAATGAAGGATGGTTGGGGTTTAATAGGTGAAACTGTGACATGACAAGTGATAAGTAACAATCATAATGACCTAACCATAAACTACCTAAGTCTAATCAGAAGTTATTACACATTACACAATTAAAAAGCTATCAAGTATCTTTTACAACTTCATTAAATTCAAAGGGGATTTCGTTTCAAACCAACTTCTCAATCAGACTTGGTGATGCATTTTAGTAAATTTCCATTAAATTAAAAGCATATTTGGTTGCAAACAAACTACACTTCAATCAGACTTATCAATTCATTTTAGAAACTAACGACTACAGTCAAATGACAAGTAGGTTCTCCATTAAAGAGTTAACCAGTTATCTCTAGTTAAAGACTAAACATTTAATAAAACTCCATTAACTTGATTACTCATTAACTTGACCAGTCCCACACTTCGTTCTTGTTGATTAAAGAGTTAACGAGTTATCTCTAACAATGTCACAATAAACCATTAACTTGATTACAATGTATGCAGATAGCAAACCATTAGCCTTTAAGAACTTAACAAATGCCAGATTCATCGAAGAAGGAATATTATGTTCATTACAATTTCACCGGTTATGATCACAGACGACAAAGACGAGACAAGATtctgaaaaccctaaatccacacaaaattttcaattaaactTAGTCAAACACCAAGCATACAATTAACAACGGCAATCATATCATCACAACCAAAAGCAACCAATCCCAGATACCGACGAGGTAGATCGACAAAGATAACAAAACGGAGGAGGTAGATCGACAAAGACAatgaaaaccctaaatctcaaAACGGAGGAGAAACACATACCTTGTTTAGATTGGAAGCGGCAGACAAGATTCAGATGAGACAACAGCTCGGTGTGGAGTGAGCACAACAAACACACAACAGATCGGTGGGAAAGAAAGGTTTCGCCGttaagagagaaaaggaaaaagatgAAAGTGAAATCGAGACCCCAAGCGAGTTTCCCCTACACGTTTTAGACACCTAATCACAAGCTGCCAGATAACTTTAAGGACGAGTAACGAAAACCTCTTAGTTAAGCTTTGTTTCTATTGTTTTTAAgcgttttttatttaattttcgaCACTTAATTGCTAAGAAATTAATCTTAGAGTCGCCGATAATCTTTCTATTAGAAAGTTTACCCATATCCCAATGATTAAAACCATGTACGTTTGAATTATTACTCTTCACATACCTGTTTAGAGTAAAGAACTAAATTTGAGAAACTAAATTTATATATCGACGTAGACAAACTTAGAAGAAAAACCCTTTGATGAACTTGTTGGAGAAGTCATTCGTACTAGCTCGTATAACATACATGTATTAATTTCTTTCGGTGCATGTCTTTAATCGTTGGACTTGTAAAAATGAGTTACttaaattgaacttttaaacaTTGCGCGTGGTAAGATGAAGTGCTTGTTGGTTTCTTCTTTCTTGTGTTTAGTGTAGAGgaatatctttcttttttccaCAATTGAGGTAGTTCATCTAACAGTAACAGACATAGGAATGTGAGAGGAACAAACCCTAGTTTTTGTTTGCAGACTGGTAATTTGTATGGTGGACAATATGGGCCCTTGAACATGAGTGATTTTTTCATTGGAGAATTTGTGACCATTCCCATGTGTTACTCTTTCACTCTTTGTCACTGTTCTCCTCAAATCAAATCTCACCTCATATTGATCAGTATATACCTACCTTGTATATATTCTAATCAACATTAAAAGCGTCAATTATGGTCTAAACTGACGATCTGATTGTATAAAACAATCCCAAAGGGTAGTTAGAATTTAGGATAAGATGTAATCGATTTTTGGTTAATTGGTTAGTCAGACTAAACCGACATATATACAATCATGTTAAGGACATGGCCGAAAATGTCACGTTGATATGATGCATGACAACTTTAAACCAAAGTCGTATAAAATCTTAGTACGCAATATAAAAAATGCAAATGACCTTGAATGTAAGCCGACGCATATCTACCTATATGTGATAGCTCCCTAGCTAGCTAGGTCTTCAAAACCATGATTTAATTATAACTAGAATCTAAGATGATGCTCTATCTAGCTAGGGTTTTTGCTAATGTAACGAAAATTGATTGAGGAATATTATGTATGAATGTGAGGGTGACAAGTGACTAATATAGcaaaagacaaagaagaaagcAAAAAGAGTAATGGTCACTCGAAATCAACATTTCCGTGTAGTTTCTAAATAGGTAACATGAGGTGAGGGTACATGCGAAACTAGATGATGATCTCCATGCCTTTGAAATAGACTTCACGTAcatgcattatatatatatgataaatgtaTAGTCATAATCATCAGAATTCCTACTTCCAAGATATTATAGACATATCCAGTTCAAGCATTTTGCTggaattttaaatttactaCTTATGGAGCTAGATTCCCTTTTTTCTTTAACCGATATATGtcaataaaatatgattttgacGTCTATATGAAAACATCCTTAATGTGTACATGATTCATACCGAGgtatcaaataaaaattatgaggtttttaattctttttttaaaacgCACTATCTTTATATTCCACCAAAGAGGATAATGATTTTGCAATATAACAAGGATAACATATACCAGCAATtcttttacaaaagaaaaacatctacCGGCAATAGAATGTATAAAAAAAAGactgaaaattgaaatattataaaCTCCACAGATCGatgatattattataataataaatgtaCAAATGATGTGGTCGAAATTGGTTTGAACTTTAAACGGTTGGCTTTATCCTTTGACGTTGGACATAGGCCATCTACATCTGATATGACATTGTAAGATCTCTTTTATTATCGGATCTAATTGAAATTTGGACCCAACACATGTGGGTTTTAATGTCATCAGAAACCGTATTTAcctttttcttctgtttttcttcttcctgAAGGGAAATTTGCCCCaataaccataaaaaaaaaacacaaacccaCTATCTGACCGAAAACATCCTCTATCTTCTTATTTCtattcctatctctctctaacctcttattaaaaatctaattactctttttttggttatttggcaaataaaccctaaattgaAATTGTTTTCTAGATTAAGGAAGTACCGTGCTTCTGCTTTCGAATTTCAAAATGGATTATTAATACTTTTATTTGCCTGAGAattgtaaataataatatattttataagaaacCTCTAAACTACCATTGTCCTGTTTTATCTTTCAAAACATACTCCATTTTTTAAGAGACGATGTTTTAAAAAcgtgcacatagattaaaaaaatatttaatttttatattttctataaaaaaatcattattaaatatttacataatcaCAATTAAACCAATAATAAACTAAACCAAATAAGATTATTGGTCacataacaaaaattattaataaattttatattgaaactgaaaaaataatataatttggaataataattttctaaaacgtTAAGTATTTAAAAACAGTGAGAGTATatcttaaaaaatataagtatataacaCATCACCATGAATACGTGATTTGGTTTATACGTACTGTACTTAGacttaattttatacaaatCTTGTCAAGTTTCATGAGTTTTTAACTCGAATTAGTTGATCATAAGTAGAATGCATCAAAACGAATGAGTGGAATATATATTATAGGGATGAGTATaagtattagattttttttggtttgagaCAGAATCCAATTTTTGCGTGGATCAGCTATGCTAAATTAGATATACTAACTTCTGAAGGATATGATTAACCCGGGTTTTTAATTTGAGATTCTTAACTCATAATTtgacacaattttttttctttacacttttcggctaagagttggttcttatatctcttatttaaaagacggttcttaatttttcttaattaaaagcTAAAAAAGCTAAAAAACGGTTATTATTCGAAGCTAAGAACTCCACCCCGAGAACTTGGGTTAATCATGGTGTTATGAGTTTTGAACATCAGGTAATTCACGTTTATATACATTGCATACATGTTTATCAATTAGCCAGTGGTTATAGTTTAGTTAGTATGCTGTGATATTGGTCAACGTTGGACATTGTTTTCTACGTTCAGAGGGCTATCAACTAAATAAACTACACAGTTTTTTGGGGAGGGTCAAAATAACTTCGATTAAGAAAACTCAATTACCTAATTTAAAGAATGTACATATTATCCTTCCGTGCAAAGCGGAAATTGATGCATGAACCACGATACTGATAATTGCATATATGAATCAAATCGAATGTAAAGTGGGAATTTAATTTGACGTTCTGTTAATTAGGTTTAATAACctaattttattaattccaaCCGACATAAAATACCTAGCTATCACATGCATGTGAAAgtaatttttagttaatttaatttaaaattgttaaaagaaTCGTATTAATTAACTAGGTTAAAATTGTATATGAAATGAAGATATTTCTGCCTTCTGGCTTTACATAATATACCCATGAGTTTTAGTCAAGCAACTGTGCGTAGTTAATAAAAGTGTTTAGCAAATAGGAAGTAAGGAATGGGGTCGGGAGACTCACCCGTGTCATCTGCTTATTAACATTGTTCGCCTCTGAGGATTAAGTAACTTTCGTCGTCACAGGAATCCTACATTCCCTGGAGACGCGATACTGGTTGAGTCGGTCAACATCTTTTCAGTCATTCTTCTTGTTTTGGCTCTAGTTATAATTTGTTTCTACACTTTGATTCTAAACGTTCTTTggtttttagtaaataaaattaaaattttaaaagaaaattgtcattttaaaattatttccaATATTGGCTCTTCAAAATTAACGTGAAGTCCTGCATTTTTTGCAATCAATACTAGAGTAATGTTTGTAGTAAGAATAGAATAGAAATGAATCCAAATGTCAAAGGGAGATTGTTCAATACCGAATAACAGAGTAGCCTATAAAACCCTTTTTGacagatgaaaaaaaattacttgacaTAACCTAATGGAAAAGATGGtaagctaaaaaaaaaagatagtaagctgaaattaaaacttttttttttacttttataaatataagaaaattgtatacaatataaatgtcaaaactATGCAAATTAggacaaacaaacaaatcaaagaacCCCCAAAAAGATAActgtaaaatgtaaaaaaaaaaggccaCATCATCCTCTGCTTACACAAAACGCCCAAACACAACAAGTGGAGGAGGtaataaaaaacaaacacacacaacACCCTTTGATTCACTTTGGGTCTTCTTCAGAGAGGGCTCTTCTTCTTTACTTCTGTATCTATGTCCTAAAACTCTAGTCATTCTCCTAACATTAGAACTGTTGAGAGATACATCTTCGATGACTAGTTGTCGAGCGTTTTGTGGGTTGTTTTGTTTCAAGTTTCCAAACAGAGCCTATGTCTTGTGCGATGTTTACCGCGTCCATTGACGCACCTGAGAGCCCTCTCCTCGTGAACCCAACCGCATACAACCCGGTCCTTCCTTTCCAACCGCTGTTTCCAATCGCCGTTTTCGGGAAACCATTCTTTGCAAAGAACTCACTCTCctataacaaacaaacacaaaacaaatcaGTACATATGAACAAAACAGTCTGGTCCGGTTTGGTTCAGCAAAACCCGGTtagcaaaattttaaattctttgttttttttgtattgttttctcACCTGTAGCCAATAAGGGACGTTGCTGCGATAACCAGTAGCGAGAACAACCGAGTCGACATCGAGTTCCTCTCCATTAACAAGCTCGACTCTGTTTCCGTTAAACCTTTTGACTCCTGGAACCACATCGATCTTTCCCGACCGGATCTTCTCTAAAGCTCCGATGTCAAGAACCGGCGTCTTCCCTTTCGCGCTCTTTAGCTCCATCGGACCCATCTCCGGTCGTTTCAAACCGTACTTCTCGATGTTTCCAAGCACGAACCAACACAAAACCAACAATATCTTGTCCACGAGCCATAAAGGAAACCACTTCAGCATCTTCATCGCAAGCTCAAACGTGGACTTCCCCATTATTTCTCTCGGCATCACATGAAcctgaaatttttaaaaatttaaactttaatcagtctttgattatatttttatagtttcaaaaaaaaaaaaattatatttttattataaaagttttgatttttaaatgacTTACGGAGCTTCTAATGACCATGGAAGGCTTAGCGAGATGATTAGCGAGGTCAAGAGAAACCTCCATCCCGGAGTTTCCACAACCGACGACCAACACT contains these protein-coding regions:
- the LOC106372908 gene encoding glutathione S-transferase T2-like, which translates into the protein MDSKNPYKISPFSSQQSDAPTLPEDTPVERRERRKWTPADDEGTFWKRVGEYYAASPHAREGGEKREHIHCKQKWNKINDLTNKFCGAFTAAERQSSSGQNENDVLKVAHEIFYSDYNMKFTLEHAWCVLSSKRKTGETGSQTSSTNVGDHEIRPEGIKAVKARRNNAQEKTLDEYKSIWEMKKEDLAMKEKLSKLAILDTLLTKKKPLSEAEEVKEQMGQDYSYSQPSWSEDYYRNTTDSGYSQAEADILEDQAESRYNNPEPVQYPPQPEVEFGFPKTCYCGGEPLLATSYTRNDPGRRYYTCENVDDGE
- the LOC106375577 gene encoding probable indole-3-pyruvate monooxygenase YUCCA8, which translates into the protein MENMFRLIDNDQEVATNRCIWVNGPVIVGAGPSGLATAACLREQNVPFVVLERADCIASLWQKRTYDRLKLHLPKQFCQLPKMFFPESFPEYPTKRQFIDYLESYASRFDISPKFNECVQTARFDETSGLWRVKTVSNAESTRTEVEYICRWLVVATGENAERVMPEIEGLSEFTGEVIHACDYKSGEKFAGKKVLVVGCGNSGMEVSLDLANHLAKPSMVIRSSVHVMPREIMGKSTFELAMKMLKWFPLWLVDKILLVLCWFVLGNIEKYGLKRPEMGPMELKSAKGKTPVLDIGALEKIRSGKIDVVPGVKRFNGNRVELVNGEELDVDSVVLATGYRSNVPYWLQESEFFAKNGFPKTAIGNSGWKGRTGLYAVGFTRRGLSGASMDAVNIAQDIGSVWKLETKQPTKRSTTSHRRCISQQF